The genomic DNA GGGTTCTTCCATGAATGGTTACGGCCTGCACCCCAACATCTTGAAGCCGTTGCACTACTTCTAAAATTTTAATAGAGTTATGGTCCCATCCTAAGCGTGTTTTGACCGTAACAGGAATGGAGACTTGTTTGACAATTTCTCCAGCCATAGCCTGCATTTTAGGAAGATCTAGTAAAATACCAGCACCTGCCCCTTTGCAAGCAACCTGCTTAACAGGACAACCATAGTTGATATCCAATAAAGTGGGTTGCGCGCTTTCTACAATAGTCGCTGCTTCTCGCATCACCTCTATTACATCGCCAAATATTTGTATCCCAATGGGGCGCTCCTCTTCATATATTTCTAATTTTTTTACGCTTTTGGTAGCATCCCTAATCAACCCTTCTGAAGAAATAAACTCTGTATACATTAGATCTGCACCATGTGCTTTGCATATAGCACGAAAAGGAGGATCGCTCACATCTTCCATGGGCGCCAATAAAAGTGGAAAATCACCCAATACACAATCTCCAATTTGTAACATACAATAAATATGAAATTTCTAGGTTGCTGAATTAGTCGCTACAAATCTACACTTAAAGTTAGAATTTCCTATGGATGAAAAGATTGTTCCGCATTGCTTATGATCTTAAAGTGGATCAAAATAAAGATTTCTTGCAGCTATTTGTTGGGTATATACAGAATATATGCGTAATTTAGCTGTGTTAAACAGCCTAACTGTTTTGCAGTCGATAAGCAGCCTGTTTGCTATGGAGTAGTAGCCTTTCCCATGCAAATGGTGGTGGCAGTGGTTTGCTAGCTTAATAAATATATTTTTTTACTCCGTGTTAATATGGCAGGTAGTCATAGAAAGTTATAGATTTTAGGGCCTGTAGCTCAGCTGGTTAGAGCGCTACACTGATAATGTAGAGGTCCGCGGTTCAAGTCCGCGCAGGCCCACGCCCACCCAAGTACAAATCATATCTTTAAAAAAGAAGATAAAAAACTTTCCTTGTTGGTTTTGGGAGTATACGTTATTACATCGTCCATCTTTTTATAATCAAAATGAAAATAAAGTATTTTATTAAGCAGGTGTTGACCATTGCTGTGGGTTTTTTTATCGCTTTATTAGCTTTGTGCTTTATAGTTATTTTTGGAATCCTAAAATTAACCACTAATGATGCTAGACAAGTAGAAAGCAACTCAGTGGTAACATTTAATATGGGGGGGCGTTTGGTTGAGTGGATGCCCGTTTCTTTGTTTGGCTCCCAGAAAGGTGTCATAGATTTTAAGGTAGCTAAAAGAGCTATTCAGCAAGCAGCCAAGGATAGTCGTATTTCTGCTATCTATTTAGATTGCTCTTATCTGGATGCCGGATGGGCTTCCTTAGAGGAAATTAGAGAGGCTTTGTTGGCCTTTAAGCAACAGGGTAAAACCATCATTGCATATGGAGATGGATATACGCAAAAGTCTTATTATTTGGCTTCTGTGGCAGATGAAATTATACTAAATCCTAGTGGATTCCTAGCATTCCAAGGTTTTGCTGTAACAGTTAACTTTTATACAAAATTTTTTGAAAATGTTTCTGTAAAGCCAGTCATATTTCGTATTGGAGCGTGTAAGGATGCAGTGGAGCCTTATTGTTTGACCAAAATGAGTGAGGAAAGCAGTGCGCAAAGAAAAGTATGTCTTGAGTCGCTTTATGCACACTTTTTAACTAAAATAGGTGGTGCTAGAAATATAGAGGTCTCGGCATTGCAAACTTATGCTCGTAATCTTTCAGCTGTACTGCCTAATGATGCCCTTGGTGCTGGTTTGATTACCAGGATAGGCTATGCATCAGATGCTAAAAAACTGTTAAAGGAAAAGTTAAAATCACCTGCTTTTATCAATCATAAGGAATATAGTGTTGTAGAAACCCCACCTGATTCGTTGGATAAAATTGCTGTTCTAGTTGCTGAAGGGGCGATCATCGATGGGTCCAGTAGTGCTGGTTATGTTGGCGCCCATGAATTTGTTAAAACACTAAAGGCTATTCAAGAAGATAATGCCATAAAGGCACTCGTATTGCGTATTAATTCACCAGGGGGTAGTGTAGTCGCTTCAGATATTATCTGGAAGGCTATAGAAGAGCTTAAGTCGGTTAAGCCAGTTGTGGCTTCTATGTCTAACGTGGCTGCTTCTGGAGGCTATTATATTGCTGCTCCTTGCCACTATATTTTTGCACAGCCCACTACCATTACAGGTTCGATTGGTATTTATGGTCTACTATTTGATTTCACTGAACTAATGCATAAAATAGGCATTCATAGTGATGTGGTTAAAACAGCTCCTTCTGCTGATTGCCTAGCGCCCAGGGTAGCGCTTTCTGAGTTGGAGTCTAATTTGATGTGTAAATTATTACAGTCAAGTTATGCGGATTTTTTGCGTAAGGTTGCTAATGGACGTGGGCTCGACTTGGCCTGTGTAGAAAAATTGGCTGGTGGTAGGGTATATACGGGTGTAGCAGCGAAAAGTAACGGCCTAGTAGATGAATTAGGTGGGCTGGACGCAGCTATTGTTAAAGCTGCTGCTTTAGCAAAGCTAACCCAAAAGTATGGTATTTGTTATTTGCCTCGTCCTAAAACAAAGTTGGAACAGTTGCGAAGCTATGCCCATAATGGTGTCAAAATGGAGCTATTGGATGGCTTGGCACAAGCATATCCTATATTGAATCATTATCGCACCCTATCTAAACCCTATGCGGTACAAGCAATGCTACCCTATGCAATGGATACGAATTAAGACGAACTGATTTCTCGGCTGAAGTACATGTTGATGGCTTCTCTTAAAAGGGTAGCCCAGTAGCTGCTTCTTGATCAGCATAGCTCAGTAGGTTTGAGTTATTTGTTTGAGAAGCTTGTTTTTTCTATTTTTGTAGAGGAGTCATTTCTTGTCTCCTATTTTCCTGCGGATGTGGCGGAATCGGTAGACGCGCTAGACTTAGGATCTAGTACCGTGAGGTGTGGGGGTTCGAGTCCCTTCATCCGTACTTTTATGTATATTTTTTAAGCATTCGCTTTTATCTTTTAAACCTGTTTTACCTTGGATATTCAGTTTAATAAGATTAATCCTAATCATGGGATTATTTCCATTACGTTAGATGAACCTGATTATAAGCCATTTGTTGAGAAGCAGCTCAAGCATTATGCTCAGAATGTTCGTTTAAAAGGGTTCAGACTGGGAGGTGTCCCTACAGATCTTATTAAAAAGATGTATGGCGCTTCTATTCTTGCTGAGGCATTGCATAAGGTGGCTGTAACTTCTTTAAATGATTATATTGCCAAAGAGCGTATTCCTATTTTTATAGAGCCGCTTTGTACAACCCCTTCGCATGAAATGGATCTTAAGCGTCAGCATGCTTTTACCTTTTCTTATGAAGTTGGGTTAATGGCAGAACAGCCCATTGCATTAGGCCCTAATATTGCTATTACAGAATTTGAAATAGATGGCGTTGGCCCTAAACTAGTGGATGAATTTTTGCAAGGCTTACAGATTGTTCATGGTCAAGCCATTCATCTTGAGGAGAGTACATCGGAGGCTATGTTGTATGGAACGCTTACAGATAGCAAAGGGGAGGTTGGTCTGGATATCCGTATTTCTATAATGCATATTCCGGAGCATTTCAGGGAAGTATTTCTAGGCCTTCGTGTGGGGCAGCAGGTAACTGTAACAGAAGAGATGTTAGCGCATCACTTTTCTGCCCTTTTAGGTGTAGGCTTTACTGCCTTTACTGCCTTTAAAAGGCATAACGCTGCTTGGCCAGCTGTTTTTACAGTTACTAGCATTGTTCGTGTTGTGCCAGCGTCTATTGAGCCTGCACTTTTCGATATTGTATTAGGAGAAGGGGTTGCTGGGACTGAAAATGAATTTAGAGAAGCTATTGCTAAAATTATCTTATTTGATAAACGGATGGAAGCACGTTATGCATTCTATGAGGACCTACGGGCGGAGCTTTGTAAGCATAATGTAGTGGACCTTCCAGAGACCTTTCTTAAAAGATGGCTTCTTATGAATAATCCAAAGGCAACTCCAAACGAGGTGGAAGCCTACTATCGCACACATGAAGAAAACTTAAAATGGGAAATCCTGTTAGGTAGTATCGTGCGTCAAAATGATTTAGCAGTAACCCCATCAGATGTAGTAGATGAAACCAAGCGTGCTTATGTTGATTATGCTACTAATAATGGTTTGGAGGTAGAAGCTAGTGATCCTGCCCTTCATGCAGGTACCCTCTCTTTTCTACAGGGACAAGAAGGCAGCCAATACTATTCTAAATTGCATAATCGCTTGAGTAGGGATAGGGCTATCCATTTTATCAAAGAACAAATAACTGTAGTGACTGAAACGGTTTCTGCTGAGGTATTTGATACAAGAAGGTAGCCAGCTTGCTGGTAGGGGTTGGTTTATCTATTATGGCTACCTTTTTCTGCAAAAGCAAGTGGCTAATCCATTACCAGCCGCCGCGTCTCCTTTGATAAAAAAATGGCGCTCTGGTAAAACACTAACACCTGAGCGATATGTTTTTTAGCCCCCCCCCACACCGCGGGTTATACCCAACAGTGTGGGTTATACTCAAAAAAGAAACGTATCTATTCACGTCACTGGTTAATAATGAATTGTATTCCACTTTTTTCTTGATAAAAAAGTGGACAAAAAATCAAGCCCTCGGTAAAAAGTTGGGGGACCTCACCCCTTACAGATGGAAAAACAGAAGTCGCCCGCTGCGCGGGCTTCAAAGGAATCTGTTTTTCCTAATCATCTGCAAGGGATGAGGCCTATTTCCCCACTTTTTACAGGGGCATTTTTCTACTATGGACATAGCGTTAAACGCATACGCTACGTTTGGCTGAAAAAACAAGTGGCTAGTCCATTACCAGCCCCCGCGTCTCCTTCGATAAAAAAATGGCGCTCTAGTAAAACACTAACCCCTGAGCGATATCTTTTTCAGCGGGAAAATCGTCTGTTTGAAGCCCGCTTGCGGGCTGAGTTCACGATTTTCCCGCTGAAAAAGATATCGATTCAGCTATTTACTATCGGGCCAGACTTTTTATCGAAGGAGATAAGGCGGCCAGCCAGAGGCGTGAATGGATACAAAGAAACTTCATAGAATATATGAATGAAGTTTCTTAGAAGCTATTTACTTATCGGGCCAGACTGTTTATCGAAGGAGATAAGGGGCGGATCCACAGGCGTGAATAGATAAGTATATTTGTTCAATGCATCCAATCCAACGGATGGATGCCAGTCAATTGAGTAATAATCTTGAGATGGTTTCCCTATAGCTGCTTCGCCTGGCAGTTTGTATATACGATAATCTATTGTGTTGGCATCATCAATTTTTCTGCATTCTATCATTCTATCTTTACCTTCTAATGCACTAAAGCACGGTGTTTCTATATATTCTACTAATTTTTGATATAAGTCAGGGTTGTGTTTGTTAAACAATTTCAGTACCATTATACTGTTGCTTTGCCCTACGTAATGTTTTTTTTGCGCTAAGCAAGACCTATAGGCATTGGCATCTGGATTAGACACATCATCATTACCATTATGATCAGACCAGTATAGTTGACCATAATCCAATAACAGTTCTGTGTTAGCTGGAATATCCTGCGTTGCAGAAAACAATATAAATGGTGTCACCCCATCATAACTATTCCATAAGGCTAACACATTGGGTTTATTGGCTTGATGATCATTAGATTGAGCATCATAAGTCTGATTGGCATTAATCTTGGCTAAGATATTCCCTCTTCCGCATGCACTCAGATAGAGTGGGACAGATGTATCAAGGTCGATACCAAAACTATAACTATTTAGTTTATTTACCCCATAAATGCCTTTTGTAGCTAAATAAGCAAACTCAATTGCATGATCGATAGGGTCTTCCTCACATAGCAATATACCGGTATAAATACCTAGTATAGTACCTTTGGTTATCTTTTTTTTAGCTACTACTTTATCTTGTCCATGCAAACTTTTCCTAGGGTCATCATTAGAGACTCTTTGTACTTCCAAAAGACTATCCTCTACATGGTTACCTTTAGCATAGCAATCTGTTAAAAACTTCTTGAATTGTCTATGTTCGCTTGGGTCATTAATAGATGGTTGTTTTCTCAAATCTCCTATAGCTTTTAGCAGCTTACTTGCCTTGCTACTTACCAAAATTTCATCATTTTTATTGATTACATCTGGGGTGGTATAGATAGCAGCAGAAACCTTTTTTATGGTGTCAAGATATTTGTCGTTGGTTAGTATGTTGATTACATCGTTTAATGCATCAAATGCTTTCATACCTGATCCTCTTACCAGGGCAGATAAATGACCACACTGAATACCTTGTGCTTGTAATGTTTCAAGCTTAGAGAAGCTCTCTTTATTGGTTAGCTTATTGATTAACTGCTCAAATGCTTCAGGGGATTTATGACCAGCGCCATTTACCATACTGGATAGATTGCTTACTTCAAAGCCTAAGTCTTTTAATTTTTTAAGATTGTCCCGTATATTCTCATCGCTTAGCTTATGAATTAACGCTTCAAACGCTTCAGCGGATTTGCTACCAGCGCCATT from Cardinium endosymbiont of Philonthus spinipes includes the following:
- the dusB gene encoding tRNA dihydrouridine synthase DusB; the encoded protein is MLQIGDCVLGDFPLLLAPMEDVSDPPFRAICKAHGADLMYTEFISSEGLIRDATKSVKKLEIYEEERPIGIQIFGDVIEVMREAATIVESAQPTLLDINYGCPVKQVACKGAGAGILLDLPKMQAMAGEIVKQVSIPVTVKTRLGWDHNSIKILEVVQRLQDVGVQAVTIHGRTRQQMYKGSADWSYIASVKADPSIHIPIFGNGDIDSPAKAIAYKNKYGVDGIMVGRASIGYPWIFREIKHYHATGNLLPPPTLTERIETVKKHLVHAIQWKGERTGILEMRRHYTNYFRGIVGIKAYRSSLVTATSYTAICDLLDEIMQNEG
- the sppA gene encoding signal peptide peptidase SppA, whose translation is MKIKYFIKQVLTIAVGFFIALLALCFIVIFGILKLTTNDARQVESNSVVTFNMGGRLVEWMPVSLFGSQKGVIDFKVAKRAIQQAAKDSRISAIYLDCSYLDAGWASLEEIREALLAFKQQGKTIIAYGDGYTQKSYYLASVADEIILNPSGFLAFQGFAVTVNFYTKFFENVSVKPVIFRIGACKDAVEPYCLTKMSEESSAQRKVCLESLYAHFLTKIGGARNIEVSALQTYARNLSAVLPNDALGAGLITRIGYASDAKKLLKEKLKSPAFINHKEYSVVETPPDSLDKIAVLVAEGAIIDGSSSAGYVGAHEFVKTLKAIQEDNAIKALVLRINSPGGSVVASDIIWKAIEELKSVKPVVASMSNVAASGGYYIAAPCHYIFAQPTTITGSIGIYGLLFDFTELMHKIGIHSDVVKTAPSADCLAPRVALSELESNLMCKLLQSSYADFLRKVANGRGLDLACVEKLAGGRVYTGVAAKSNGLVDELGGLDAAIVKAAALAKLTQKYGICYLPRPKTKLEQLRSYAHNGVKMELLDGLAQAYPILNHYRTLSKPYAVQAMLPYAMDTN
- a CDS encoding SET domain-containing protein-lysine N-methyltransferase, translated to MVNGAGSKSAEAFEVLIHKLSDQEYYWTNLKKLKDLGFEVSNLSSMLNSAGKKSAETFEALINKLTNPETLTNLKKLKDLGFEPSNLSSIVNGAGSKSAEAFEALIHKLSDENIRDNLKKLKDLGFEVSNLSSMVNGAGHKSPEAFEQLINKLTNKESFSKLETLQAQGIQCGHLSALVRGSGMKAFDALNDVINILTNDKYLDTIKKVSAAIYTTPDVINKNDEILVSSKASKLLKAIGDLRKQPSINDPSEHRQFKKFLTDCYAKGNHVEDSLLEVQRVSNDDPRKSLHGQDKVVAKKKITKGTILGIYTGILLCEEDPIDHAIEFAYLATKGIYGVNKLNSYSFGIDLDTSVPLYLSACGRGNILAKINANQTYDAQSNDHQANKPNVLALWNSYDGVTPFILFSATQDIPANTELLLDYGQLYWSDHNGNDDVSNPDANAYRSCLAQKKHYVGQSNSIMVLKLFNKHNPDLYQKLVEYIETPCFSALEGKDRMIECRKIDDANTIDYRIYKLPGEAAIGKPSQDYYSIDWHPSVGLDALNKYTYLFTPVDPPLISFDKQSGPISK
- a CDS encoding trigger factor, producing MDIQFNKINPNHGIISITLDEPDYKPFVEKQLKHYAQNVRLKGFRLGGVPTDLIKKMYGASILAEALHKVAVTSLNDYIAKERIPIFIEPLCTTPSHEMDLKRQHAFTFSYEVGLMAEQPIALGPNIAITEFEIDGVGPKLVDEFLQGLQIVHGQAIHLEESTSEAMLYGTLTDSKGEVGLDIRISIMHIPEHFREVFLGLRVGQQVTVTEEMLAHHFSALLGVGFTAFTAFKRHNAAWPAVFTVTSIVRVVPASIEPALFDIVLGEGVAGTENEFREAIAKIILFDKRMEARYAFYEDLRAELCKHNVVDLPETFLKRWLLMNNPKATPNEVEAYYRTHEENLKWEILLGSIVRQNDLAVTPSDVVDETKRAYVDYATNNGLEVEASDPALHAGTLSFLQGQEGSQYYSKLHNRLSRDRAIHFIKEQITVVTETVSAEVFDTRR